The region GGAGTGAGAAAGGTTGGTTTTGTATTTATCTTCTACAACATCTTTACGGTCGCGCTCGCGCTGCCAGTAATAGATGCCGCCGGTTAACGTAGAGTCATCAATAAACCCCGCTGCCAGAGCATCGGGTGGGCTGCACAAGCCGCCCAGCGCGCTGACGCTGGCGAGAGCCAAAGCGACGCCGCTACGTTTGTATTTCAACGAACGCATGTGAAATTCCTCTTTGACGTAAAAAATTCGCGTGGAACAACGCCCATAAAGCGAATGAAAAAATTAAAAAAATAAAAGACGGCGGCGGAGCTTCCCCCGCGCTACCGCACTTAAAGACTATTTTTCGCAGCGCGAATTATCAATCTTAAAACCTGAATTCTTTATGGCTTTATGACGAGCAGCACAAAAATTCCTTCATTTTGTAACATTTTCATAAGGGTGAATTTTTATGCCGTACAACTTAGAAAACGCAGTCAAAACAATAAAATGAAAGCGATTACAATTTTTAATAAAGTAGAAAGCTCTGTAGCGGGGAGATATACGATGAAAGGCGTTTATCAAAACAAAAGAAATTAATTCGCATCGCGAATCTTTAAGGGGAGTTAACAGATTGATTCAGCAAATAAAAAAAACGCCGCGCGATGGCGGCGTCTTATGACAGGCAAGCCTTTACTCGCCGATTTTAGCCCAGGTGTCACGCAGGCCAACGGTGCGGTTAAACACCAGTTTGTCACCGTTTGCATGGCGGCTGTCGAGGCAGAAATAACCCTCGCGCTCGAACTGCCAGGCTTTGCCCGCTTCGGCGTTTTTCAGACTCGGTTCAGCATAACCTTGTTTGATCACCAGAGATTGCGGATTTATTGTCGTCAGGAAATCTTCCGCAGCACCAGGGTTCGGCACACTGAAGAGACGGTCATAGAGACGGATCTCAACCGGCAACGCATGCGCGGCGCTGACCCAGTGAATAACGCCTTTTACCTTGCGACCGTCAGCCGGATCTTTGCTCAGCGTATCAGCATCGTACGAGCAATAAATAGTCGTGATTTCGCCCGCCTCGTCTTTCTCAACACGTTCCGCTTTAATGACGTACGCGTTACGCAGACGCACTTCTTTACCGAGCACCAGACGCTTGTATTGCTTGTTCGCTTCTTCGCGGAAGTCTGCACGATCGATCCAGATTTCGCCGCTGAACGGCACGTCGCGGTTGCCCATTTCCGGTTTGTTCGGATGGTTAGGCATTGAAACCACTTCGCTCTGACCCTGCGGGTAGTTTTCGATAACCAGTTTCACCGGATCGATAACCGCCATCGCGCGCGGCGCGTTCTCGTTGAGGTCTTCACGAATGCAGGACTCAAGAGACGCCATCTCAATGGTGTTATCCTGCTTGGTGACGCCGATGCGCTTGCAGAATTCACGAATGGAAGCGGCGGTATAACCGCGACGGCGCAGACCGGAAATGGTCGGCATACGCGGATCGTCCCAGCCTTCAACATGCTTGTCGGTCACCAGCAGATTCAGCTTACGCTTGGACATCACGGTATATTCCAGATTCAGACGAGAGAACTCGTACTGACGCGGATGTACCGGGATGGTGATGTTATCCAGTACCCAGTCATACAGACGACGGTTGTCCTGGAATTCCAGCGTACAGAGCGAATGAGTGATCCCTTCCAGCGCATCGGAAATGCAGTGGGTGAAGTCATACATCGGGTAGATGCACCACTTATTGCCAGTCTGGTGATGTTCAGCGAACTTGATGCGGTACAGAACAGGATCGCGCATCACGATAAACGGCGACGCCATGTCGATTTTCGCACGCAGGCACGCTTTGCCTTCTTCGAACCCGCCAGCGCGCATTTTTTCAAACAGCGCCAGGTTTTCTTCCACGCTGCGATCGCGGAACGGACTGTTTTTGCCCGGCGCGGTCAGGGTGCCGCGGTATTCGCGGATCTGCTCCGGCGACAGCTCGTCGACATACGCCAGCCCTTTGTTGATAAGCTCAACGGCGTAATTGTACAGCTGATCGAAATAGTCAGAGGAGTAACGCACATCGCCAGACCAGTGGAAACCCAGCCATTGCACGTCGTTTTTAATCGACTCGACAAATTCCAGGTCTTCTTTCACCGGGTTGGTATCGTCAAAGCGCAGGTTGCACTGGCCCTGGTAATCCTGGGCGATGCCGAAGTTCAGGCAGATGGACTTCGCGTGGCCGATGTGCAGATAGCCGTTCGGCTCCGGCGGGAAGCGGGTGCAAATCGTGGTGTGTTTTCCAGACGCCAGATCTTCATCAATAATCTGGCGAATAAAGTTAGTCGGGCGGGCTTCTGCCTCACTCATCGCATATTCCTCAAAGCGTCAACATCGTTTAACGGCGTATGATCTTATAAGCTGCAGCGGGAAACAACCTTTAGTTACAGAAAATCCCGCCGTGGGGCAGCGCCTGTCATTGCCCGCGTTGGGCGTATTCCGCCTGCCGACAACGCTGGGGGACAGTGGCTTTGAGCATTCTTACTGGTGAGCTTAACGAGTCGACATTTCCGTCGCGCGGAATATAGCCCGGCGCTTCAACACACCAGGTCCAGGAATAGATCATTGTGCCGTGCAGGAAGAAAATCATGAGTTCCCACTCCGAGACGCGTGAAACGGAAATATGGCCTTTCTCATCTGCCATGAATTTCTCCGGCGGTGGGTAAAAGCCCGGCGGCATGCGGTGCGTTTGCAGCCAGAGCGTGGCGTGAGGAACCGGCTCGCCCCGTTCGTTCTGAATTTCCATTTCAAGCGCAGGCCGGTGCGTGGCGTAGCGAGGCACGCAGCCGCTCAGCAGCACGGCGGCGCAAACCGCGATAATACAATGGCGCATATGATTCTCCTTAATCCTGATGGGCGACACCCTACACGGCTTCCCCCCCCTGCGCCAGCCCCGAAAAAAAGCAAAAAAAAACGGCGGGAGCATCTCCCGCCGTTTAAGGCATTACGACTCAGAAGCGATTATTTGCCTTTAATCTCATACAGCGCGCTCTGCCCTGCCACAACCGCACCCTGCGCCTTAATGACCATGCCGCCGAAATCGTCGATGTTGCTGCACACCACCGGGCTAATCATTGAGCGCGCGTTCGCGTTCAGGTAATCCAGATCAAGCTCCAGCACCGGCTGGCCCGCGGTCACCTGCGCGCCCTCTTCCACCAGACGTTTAAAGCCCTGCCCGTTCAGCGCGACGGTATCAATCCCCATATGAACCACGATTTCCGCGCCGTTTTCGGTTTCAAGGCAGAACGCATGGTTGGTATTGAAGATTTTGACAATCGTGCCCGCCGCCGGTGACACCACCGTTTTGTCGGTCGGTTTGATAGCGACGCCATCACCGACGGCTTTGCTGGCGAACGCTTCATCCGGCACCGCATCCAGCGCCACAACCTCGCCGGTCACCGGCGAGACCAGCGCGGCTATCGTCTGCGCATTCGCGACCGCCTGCGGTTTTACCGCGGGTGCGACAGGCGCGCCAGCAGGGGCTGTCGGCGCAGAGGCCGCCACGTGGCCGGTCGTTTTCATCGCGTTAGCGATTTTTTCCGCCACAAAACCAACGATAATCTGCACGCTGGTTTTGTTAAGACGGATAACGCCGGTCGCACCGAGGCGTTTAGCCAGCGCTTCATCCACCAGCGCCGAATCCTTCACGGAAAGACGCAGACGGGTAATGCAGGCGTCGATGCCAGTCAGGTTATCGGAGCCGCCAACCGCCGCAATGTACTGACGTGCCAGCCCGGTCGCATCGAGGGCTTTATCGCCACTCACGTTAACGTCTTCACCGTCCGCCTCGCTGCCTGCGACAGCCAGCTCACGGCCCGGCGTCATCAGGTTGAATTTGGTGATAGTGAAGCGGAACACCACGTAATAAATGACGAAGAACACCAGGCCCTGCGGAATCAGCATGTACCAGTGGGTCGCCAGCGGGTTACGCGAGGAGAGGACCATATCCACCAGACCCGCGCTGAAGCCGAAACCGGCAATCCAGTGCATAGTCGCCGCGATAAACACCGAAATACCGGTCAGCGCCGCATGGATGACATACAGCACCGGCGCCACGAACATAAAGGAGAATTCCAGCGGCTCGGTAATGCCAGTAAAGAACGCGGCGAAAGCACCTGCCATCATGATGCCCAGCACTTTGGCTTTGTTCTCAGGACGCGCACAGTGGTAAATCGCAAGCGCTGCGCCCGGCAGGCCGAACATCATGATCGGGAAGAAGCCCGCCTGGTAACGCCCCGTAATACCCACCACGGCTTTACCGGATTCTATAGACTGCGCGCCGCCGAGGAAATTCGGGATATCGTTGATGCCGGCGACGTCAAACCAGAACACTGAGTTCAGCGCGTGGTGCAGGCCCACCGGAATAAGCAGACGGTTAAAGAAGGCGTAGACGCCTGCGCCAACGGAGCCGAGTTTCTGGATCTGCTCGCCAAACTCTACCAGACCGCCAAAAACGACCGGCCAGATGTACATCATGATGAAAGCGACAACAATCATCACGAACGAGGTCAGAATCGGCACCAGACGACGGCCACTGAAGAACGAGAGCGCTTTCGGCAGCTCGACGGCGCTAAAGCGGTTGTAGAGTTCTGCGGCGATAATCCCCACCATAATGCCGACAAACTGGTTTTTAATCTTACCGAAAGCGGCCGGTACCTGATCGGCCGGGATCTTCATGATCATGGCGACTGCGGCAGGCGAACAAAGCGTCGTCAGCACCAGAAAACCGACAAACCCCGCCAGCGCCGCGGCGCCGTCTTTATCTTTTGACATGCCATAAGCGACGCCCACGGCAAACAGCACACCCATGTTGTCGATAATGGCGGAGCCAGACTGAATGAAAAATGCCGCCAGTGCGTTGCCGCCGCCCCAGCCGGTCGGGTCGAGCCAGTAGCCGACCCCCATCAGAATAGCTGCCGCAGGCAGCGTAGCCACAGGCACCATCAGCGCCCGGCCCACTCGTTGTAAATAACCTAAAATACTCACTTTTTCCCCCTATGAGACCCCGATGAGGCTCCAGCTAAGCCGTTTTTTATTGTGCTACCAACCCTGAAACGCGGCGACACTTGGTATCAACGCTGAGTGTCTGCAAAATTAATTCGCCTCGCAAATTAAACGCGTCTTTTCTGTGATTTTTATCACCAAATATCGTAGTTGAAGGTCCTGACCTATGGCTTACCTCGAAAACTTATTTTATCATTCAAAAAATCGAGACGGATTGCTCCCGCTTTCAGCGAACGGGTATACCCTTACACTGTGCGTCGTTCAATCCGCGCCTGTTTTCTAACTTTCGAGGTGAACAATGAGACTGATTCCGCTGGCTACGCCGCAGCAGGTAGGCAAATGGGCCGCCCGCCATATTGTTAAGCGCATTAACGATTTCAACCCCACCGCTGACCGTCCGTTCGTGCTCGGCCTGCCGACAGGCGGCACGCCGCTTGAAGCCTACAAAGCGCTGATTGAGATGCACAAAGCGGGCCAGGTGAGCTTCAAACATGTGGTGACCTTTAACATGGATGAATATGTCGGGTTGCCGAAAGATCATCCGGAAAGCTACCACAGCTTTATGTACCGCAATTTCTTCGACCACGTTGATATTCCCGAAGAAAATATCAACCTGCTGGATGGTAACGCGCCGGATATTGACGCAGAATGCCGCCACTATGAAGAAAAAATTCGCGCTTACGGCAAAATTCACCTCTTTATGGGCGGCGTGGGCAACGACGGTCATATTGCGTTCAACGAACCAGCTTCTTCACTGGCTTCCCGCACCCGTATCAAAACGCTGACGCACGACACCCGCGTGGCGAATTCGCGTTTCTTTGGCGGCGATGTGAATCAGGTGCCAAAATACGCCCTCACGGTCGGCGTCGGCACACTGCTTGACGCGCAGGAAGTGATGATTCTGGTACTGGGCCATGTTAAAGCGCAGGCGCTGCAGGCGGCCGTCGAAGGCAACGTAAACCATATGTGGACCATCAGCTGTCTGCAACTGCATCCGAAAGCGGTTATCGTGTGTGACGAGCCTTCCACCATGGAACTGAAAGTGAAGACGTTAAAATACTTCACCGAGCTCGAAGCTGAAAATATTAAAGATCTTTAAGGACTGGTTACCGGGGGCATTATGTACGCTTTAACCCACGGCCGGATTTACACCGGCCACGACATTCTGGATGACCATGCGATTGTTATCGCCGATGGCCTGATTGAGCGCCTGTGCCCGCTGGCTGACCTGCCGGCGGGAATCGAACAGCGCGACATGGGCGGTGCCATCATCGCCCCCGGTTTTATCGACGTACAGTTAAACGGCTGCGGCGGTGTGCAGTTTAACGACACGGCAGACGCGGTCTCGGTCGAAACGCTGGAAATTATGCAGAAAGCCAACGAGAAATCGGGCTGCACCAGCTATCTGCCGACGCTGATTACCTGTAGCGACGCGCTGATGAAACAGGGCGTGCGGGTAATGCGCGAATACCTGGCGCACCACAAAAATCAGGCGCTGGGTCTGCACCTTGAAGGCCCGTGGCTGAATATCGTCAAAAAAGGCACGCACAACCCGGATTACGTGCGTGAACCGGACGCTGAGCTGGTCAAGTTTCTGTGTGAAAATGCTGACGTTATTACCAAAATCACGCTCGCGCCGGAACGGGTCGCGCCAGAGTTCATTAGCCAGCTCACCGCGGCGGGCATTGTGGTATCCGCCGGGCACTCGAACGCGACGCTGAAAGAGGCAAAAACAGGCTTTCGCGCCGGGATCCGCTTTGCAACCCACCTCTTCAACGCAATGCCTTACATCACTGGTCGCGAGCCGGGCCTGACTGGCGCTATCTTTGACGAGCCGGATGTCTTTTGCGGCATTATCGCCGATGGCCTGCACGTGGATTTCGCAAACGTGCGCCTCGCGAAAAAAGTAAAAGGCGACAAACTCTGTCTGGTGACTGACGCGACAGCGCCCGCAGGTGCCAATATTGATGAGTTCATTTTTGCTGGTAAAACAATATACTACCGCAATGGCCTGTGCGTGGACGAAAACGGCACCCTCAGCGGCTCGGCGCTGACCATGATCGAAGGCGTGCGCAACCTGGTGGAGCATGTCAATATCGCACTGGACGAAGCGCTGCGTATGGCGACGCTGTATCCGGCCCGCGCCATGGGCGTGGCAGACCGGCTTGGCAGCATTGAAACGGGCAAAGTGGCGAATCTCACCGCCTTTACCCGCGACTATAAAATCATCAAGACCATCGTTAATGGTAACGAGGTCGTTACTGAGTAAATAAAGGCATGACGACTGGCGGACAGGCTCAAATTGGCAACGTTGATCTCGTAAAACAGCTTAACAGCGCGGCGGTTTATCGTCTTATCGACCAGCATGGGCCGATATCGCGCATACAGATAGCCGAACAGAGCCAGCTTGCGCCCGCCAGCGTTACCAAAATTACTCGCCAGCTGATTGAGCGCGGCCTGATTAAAGAAGTCGATCAGCAGGCCTCTACCGGGGGCCGCCGCGCTATCTCCATCATCACCGAAACCCGGCACTTCCAGGCAGTTGGCGTACGGCTTGGCCGACACGACGCGACGCTTACGCTGTTCGACCTGAGCAGCAAAGTGCTGGCGGAAGAACATTTCCCCCTGCCAGAGCGTACTCAGGAAACGCTTGAGCACGCACTGCTGAATACGATTGCGCAGTTTATCGAGACCTGGCAGCGCAAAATCCGCGAGCTTATCGCCGTCTCCGTTATTCTGCCGGGTCTTGTGGACCCGGAAAGCGGCGTTATCCGCTATATGCCGCACATTAACGTGGAAAACTGGCCGCTGGTCGACGCGCTGCAAAAGCGCTTCAACGTCGCCTGTTTTGTTGGGCACGATATCCGCAGCCTGGCGCTGGCGGAGCACTATTTCGGTGCAACACGCGATTGCGAAGACTCCATTCTGGTGCGCGTTCACCGGGGCACGGGCGCAGGCATTATCTCCAACGGGCGCATCTTCATCGGCCGCAACGGCAACGTCGGCGAAATTGGTCATATTCAGGTCGACCCTTTAGGCGAGCGTTGCCACTGCGGCAACTTCGGATGTCTGGAGACTGTCGCTGCCAATGCCGCGATTGAACAACGCGTGCGCCAACTGCTTGAGCAGGGCTATCAGAGCCGCCTGACGCCAGACGAGTGCAATATCAAAGCGATTTGCAAAGCCGCTAACCGGGGCGACGCGCTGGCGAGCGAAGTCGTGGAGCGCGTTGGGCGTCAGCTTGGCAAAACTATCGCCATCGCCATTAACCTCTTTAACCCGCAAAAAGTCGTTATTGCCGGTGAAATCGTCGAAGCGCAGAAAGTGCTGTTGCCCGCTATCGAAAGCTGCATCAACACCCAATCCCTCAAAGCATTTCGTAAAAACCTGCCGGTGGTGCCGTCACAACTCGATCACCGCTCGGCAATCGGCGCTTTCGCGCTGGTGAAACGCGCCATGCTTAACGGTTTGTTATTACAGCGTTTGCTGGAAAGTTAACGAGTGACTTTGGCGTTTGCGCTATAGTTACGCCTTTCTGTTCCCTGAGCCAGAGTAGTCCATGACCATTCAGAACGTAATTTGCGATATCGATGGCGTGCTGATGCACGATAACGTTGCGGTGCCCGGCGCCAGTGAATTTCTGACACGCATTCTTGAAAAAGGGTTTCCGCTGGTCCTGCTGACCAACTACCCGTCCCAGACCGGCCAGGATCTGGCTAACCGTTTCGCCTCCGCCGGGATCGACGTGCCGGACAGCGTGTTTTACACCTCCGCCATGGCGACAGCGGACTTTCTGCGTCGCCAGGAAGGCAAAAAAGCGTATGTGGTCGGCGAAGGGGCCTTAATTCACGAGCTGTATAAAGCTGGCTTTACCATTACCGACATCAATCCGGATTTCGTGATCGTCGGCGAAACCCGCTCCTATAACTGGGAGATGATGCATAAGGCCGCCTTTTTCGTCGCCAACGGCGCGCGGTTTATCGCCACTAACCCGGACACCCACGGGCGTGGCTTCTACCCCGCCTGTGGCGCGCTGTGCGCGGGTATTGAGAAAATCTCTGGCCGTAAGCCGTTTTACGTCGGCAAGCCGAGCCCGTGGATCATTCGCGCGGCGCTGAACAAAATGCAGGCGCACTCCGAGCATACCGTGATTGTCGGCGATAACCTGCGTACTGATATTCTGGCA is a window of Cronobacter muytjensii ATCC 51329 DNA encoding:
- the glnS gene encoding glutamine--tRNA ligase yields the protein MSEAEARPTNFIRQIIDEDLASGKHTTICTRFPPEPNGYLHIGHAKSICLNFGIAQDYQGQCNLRFDDTNPVKEDLEFVESIKNDVQWLGFHWSGDVRYSSDYFDQLYNYAVELINKGLAYVDELSPEQIREYRGTLTAPGKNSPFRDRSVEENLALFEKMRAGGFEEGKACLRAKIDMASPFIVMRDPVLYRIKFAEHHQTGNKWCIYPMYDFTHCISDALEGITHSLCTLEFQDNRRLYDWVLDNITIPVHPRQYEFSRLNLEYTVMSKRKLNLLVTDKHVEGWDDPRMPTISGLRRRGYTAASIREFCKRIGVTKQDNTIEMASLESCIREDLNENAPRAMAVIDPVKLVIENYPQGQSEVVSMPNHPNKPEMGNRDVPFSGEIWIDRADFREEANKQYKRLVLGKEVRLRNAYVIKAERVEKDEAGEITTIYCSYDADTLSKDPADGRKVKGVIHWVSAAHALPVEIRLYDRLFSVPNPGAAEDFLTTINPQSLVIKQGYAEPSLKNAEAGKAWQFEREGYFCLDSRHANGDKLVFNRTVGLRDTWAKIGE
- the nagE gene encoding N-acetylglucosamine-specific PTS transporter subunit IIBC — translated: MSILGYLQRVGRALMVPVATLPAAAILMGVGYWLDPTGWGGGNALAAFFIQSGSAIIDNMGVLFAVGVAYGMSKDKDGAAALAGFVGFLVLTTLCSPAAVAMIMKIPADQVPAAFGKIKNQFVGIMVGIIAAELYNRFSAVELPKALSFFSGRRLVPILTSFVMIVVAFIMMYIWPVVFGGLVEFGEQIQKLGSVGAGVYAFFNRLLIPVGLHHALNSVFWFDVAGINDIPNFLGGAQSIESGKAVVGITGRYQAGFFPIMMFGLPGAALAIYHCARPENKAKVLGIMMAGAFAAFFTGITEPLEFSFMFVAPVLYVIHAALTGISVFIAATMHWIAGFGFSAGLVDMVLSSRNPLATHWYMLIPQGLVFFVIYYVVFRFTITKFNLMTPGRELAVAGSEADGEDVNVSGDKALDATGLARQYIAAVGGSDNLTGIDACITRLRLSVKDSALVDEALAKRLGATGVIRLNKTSVQIIVGFVAEKIANAMKTTGHVAASAPTAPAGAPVAPAVKPQAVANAQTIAALVSPVTGEVVALDAVPDEAFASKAVGDGVAIKPTDKTVVSPAAGTIVKIFNTNHAFCLETENGAEIVVHMGIDTVALNGQGFKRLVEEGAQVTAGQPVLELDLDYLNANARSMISPVVCSNIDDFGGMVIKAQGAVVAGQSALYEIKGK
- the nagB gene encoding glucosamine-6-phosphate deaminase, translated to MRLIPLATPQQVGKWAARHIVKRINDFNPTADRPFVLGLPTGGTPLEAYKALIEMHKAGQVSFKHVVTFNMDEYVGLPKDHPESYHSFMYRNFFDHVDIPEENINLLDGNAPDIDAECRHYEEKIRAYGKIHLFMGGVGNDGHIAFNEPASSLASRTRIKTLTHDTRVANSRFFGGDVNQVPKYALTVGVGTLLDAQEVMILVLGHVKAQALQAAVEGNVNHMWTISCLQLHPKAVIVCDEPSTMELKVKTLKYFTELEAENIKDL
- the nagA gene encoding N-acetylglucosamine-6-phosphate deacetylase, translating into MYALTHGRIYTGHDILDDHAIVIADGLIERLCPLADLPAGIEQRDMGGAIIAPGFIDVQLNGCGGVQFNDTADAVSVETLEIMQKANEKSGCTSYLPTLITCSDALMKQGVRVMREYLAHHKNQALGLHLEGPWLNIVKKGTHNPDYVREPDAELVKFLCENADVITKITLAPERVAPEFISQLTAAGIVVSAGHSNATLKEAKTGFRAGIRFATHLFNAMPYITGREPGLTGAIFDEPDVFCGIIADGLHVDFANVRLAKKVKGDKLCLVTDATAPAGANIDEFIFAGKTIYYRNGLCVDENGTLSGSALTMIEGVRNLVEHVNIALDEALRMATLYPARAMGVADRLGSIETGKVANLTAFTRDYKIIKTIVNGNEVVTE
- the nagC gene encoding DNA-binding transcriptional regulator NagC, with the translated sequence MTTGGQAQIGNVDLVKQLNSAAVYRLIDQHGPISRIQIAEQSQLAPASVTKITRQLIERGLIKEVDQQASTGGRRAISIITETRHFQAVGVRLGRHDATLTLFDLSSKVLAEEHFPLPERTQETLEHALLNTIAQFIETWQRKIRELIAVSVILPGLVDPESGVIRYMPHINVENWPLVDALQKRFNVACFVGHDIRSLALAEHYFGATRDCEDSILVRVHRGTGAGIISNGRIFIGRNGNVGEIGHIQVDPLGERCHCGNFGCLETVAANAAIEQRVRQLLEQGYQSRLTPDECNIKAICKAANRGDALASEVVERVGRQLGKTIAIAINLFNPQKVVIAGEIVEAQKVLLPAIESCINTQSLKAFRKNLPVVPSQLDHRSAIGAFALVKRAMLNGLLLQRLLES
- a CDS encoding HAD-IIA family hydrolase, with amino-acid sequence MTIQNVICDIDGVLMHDNVAVPGASEFLTRILEKGFPLVLLTNYPSQTGQDLANRFASAGIDVPDSVFYTSAMATADFLRRQEGKKAYVVGEGALIHELYKAGFTITDINPDFVIVGETRSYNWEMMHKAAFFVANGARFIATNPDTHGRGFYPACGALCAGIEKISGRKPFYVGKPSPWIIRAALNKMQAHSEHTVIVGDNLRTDILAGFQAGLETILVLSGVSTINDIDAMPFRPSWIYPSVAEIDVI